In Chitinophaga sp. H8, the sequence TTTTATATATGAGTTTCATTAGTGCTTCTTATTGTTGAGATTGGGATAATTGTTTGAATATGTCATCCAGCAGACCTTTCTCCAGGTTGATCTCCTGTAGCCGCCATCCGTTTTGGACACTGGTGGCAATGATCGTTTCGGCAATCTCGTGGCTGCCTTCGAAGTAAAGGCGGATCTGCTTATCGTTCAGAAATTCAACCCTCGTAATGCCTTTTATCTTTAACAGCACTTCACCGGAAGGCGGGTTTTCCATCTTTATAAGTATAGCATTCGGCTTCATGTAATTGTTGAAAGCATCCATGGTATCAGAGAAAACGATACGACCATTCTCAATCATGATCACCTCCCTGCACAACAGATGGATCTCTGACATCACATGTGAAGACAATAATACCGTACAATCCCTTGCTATCTCCCGGATTAGTTTCCTCGTTTCTATAAGTTGATTAGGGTCTAAACCATTGGTTGGCTCATCCATTACCACCAGTTGAGGCTTGTGAATAATGGCTTGTGCAATACCAACCCGCTGGCGATAACCTCCGGACAGGTTGCGGATTAGCCGGGAACTGAAATGCGCTATCTGACAACGTTCTTTGGCTTCTTCCACAGCTATTTTAATCTTTTTACCCGGGATCAGGCGAAGCTCTGCTGCGTAAGTCAGGTATTCATCCACCGTCAGGTCGGCATATACTGGTGGTGCCTGCGGCAGAAAGCCAATTCCCATTTTGGCTTCTTCAGGTTGCTTCCGTGTATCAAGGCCGTTCACATACACATGTCCTTCCGTTTGGTTCAGCGCTCCGCAAATAATGTTCATAGTGGTGGACTTACCGGCGCCATTAGAGCCAAGCAAACCTACTACACCGGCCTTATCTATCTCCAGGTTAATATCGCGGATTGCCCAGGAGTTACTATACTTATGAGAGAGCTTCTCTATCTTTAGTTTACTCATATAATTTTTGATAAAATGATTCTTTACTGCACATCAAAGGCTGTGAGGAACAAGAAGAATGGTAGAACCGCCCGGAGCCCCTATCAGTGCAAGGGTAAAATTCTTTTGCAGCCAGGCATTGCCCGCGTATATGGAACCAGGATTACTCAGCCCTTGCGATTTATAACGTGCAATTAAGGCACCACTTTCATCCCTGAATTCAAAGACATAGTCCGCAATACCTGCTCTCACCGGAAACTTTTTAAATGCTGACATCTCCTTAAAAGAAAGGCTGCTGGCTACTGAG encodes:
- a CDS encoding ABC transporter ATP-binding protein: MSKLKIEKLSHKYSNSWAIRDINLEIDKAGVVGLLGSNGAGKSTTMNIICGALNQTEGHVYVNGLDTRKQPEEAKMGIGFLPQAPPVYADLTVDEYLTYAAELRLIPGKKIKIAVEEAKERCQIAHFSSRLIRNLSGGYRQRVGIAQAIIHKPQLVVMDEPTNGLDPNQLIETRKLIREIARDCTVLLSSHVMSEIHLLCREVIMIENGRIVFSDTMDAFNNYMKPNAILIKMENPPSGEVLLKIKGITRVEFLNDKQIRLYFEGSHEIAETIIATSVQNGWRLQEINLEKGLLDDIFKQLSQSQQ